In the Ranitomeya imitator isolate aRanImi1 chromosome 2, aRanImi1.pri, whole genome shotgun sequence genome, gttttaacctgtgagacacagccgtatgtctcgcaagtgaaaaggagcccttagccTGTGGATGTTGTATGGACTATTTTCACTGTAGGAGCAACCTCCCATACAACCATCACCTGTAGGGACAGGAAAATACTGGAGGGTAGAGGAGGGAGGGGGCCTTTTATCCTTTCTGCAATCCTGTTCCGCTAGAGGTCAAGGAAGGACTACCTCTATCGTGCTGTCTGGATGGACGTAAtggaaaagtgtgtcttatagtccaagaaATATGTTAAGTGCTAAAATAATTTCCCTTTCTCATTCAATAATACGTCTGGCTGTTCTATGTGTTTGCACAATTTGTCAATAGCGTATATTGTTTCTCTgagttatttttgatggtcaacaCAATACTATTTTCCAGTAATTCATTTTTCACACTCTAGGTATGATAATGTCTTCTACACTGTGTGGGATTTTGACTTCTAATTCAtcatgtttggtcctgttaaaataaaaaaattctataaacctcccatgctggcgcagatccagcggtgtcagcacttgcgTTTTGGGGGCTCAGGTTATTATGTCAATTGAGCCCTGCGTCCAGTTAGCACTAGTTTCACTGTTCTCACCTTCACACAAATCGAACAATAAGAGGAAGACAAAGAGAagctgcagccctggcttcctgttgatgttcaatatgtcTGAGGGTGGGGACAGTGAAGCTGGGGCTGACTGGGCAAAGgggctcgtgtgatgtaacaacctcataTGAGCCCCAGGAACGCAATTGAGGATACCGCTggaacagcactggcaccgaaggagagtatgtttttttttatttttaacaaaaccaAATATGATAACAACCCATTTAAGAAAATATCATTTCAgtttaaaagatttcccacattaagaacatgaaaaaggcttctgccctatgtgaattctctggtgcttaagcaaatctgatttatggctaaaacattttccacattctgaacaagaaaaaggcttcgcccctgtgtgagttctctggtggctagCCAGTTGCGttttacggttaaaacatttcccacattctgaacaggaaaaaggcttctcccctgtgtgagttctctggtggctagCCAGATGCAttttacggttaaaacatttcccacattctgaacaggaaaaaggcttttcccctgtgtgagttctctggtggttttcaagatgcgctttccggttaaaacatttcccacattctgaacatgaaaaagccttctcccctgtgtgaattctctggtgtgtaacaaattctgatttctgtttaaaacatttcccacattctgaacaggaaaaaggcttctcccctgtgtgagttctctggtggtttTCAAGATGcgctttccgattaaaacatttcccacattctgaacagaaaaaaggcttttcccctgtgtgaattctttggtgcttaagcaaatctgatttctggttaaaacatttcccacattctgaacaggaaaaaggcttctcccctgtgtgagttctccggtGGTTTTCAAGatgcgctttccggttaaaacatttcccacattctgaacagaaaaaaggcttttcccctgtgtgaattctctggtgcttaagcaaatctgatttctggtaaaaacttttcccacattctgaacaggaaaaaggcttctctcctgtgtgagttctgtgatgcataacaagatgtgatttccggttaaaacatttcccacattctgaacagaaaaaaggcttttcccctgtgtgaattctctggtgcttaagcaaatctgatttctggtaaaaacttttcccacattctgaacaggaaaaaggcttctctcctgtgtgagttctgtgatgcataacaaaatctgatttctggttaaaacatttcccacacttggaacaagaaaatctgttGTCTGCTGTGTGAATTGTTCGATGTTTAAAAAGAGACTTTTCAAGGGGAAAGCTATTTCCATACTCTGAAGGTGAAAACGCCTTCTTTGATTTAGGAGCATTTTGTTTAATGCTTATTTTGCgaatttgattttccttagtagtcggtaaggAATCACAAGACAgaacctgtttcaaaggatcagataaCAGATCTTTTCTGTGaaaggatgatggtatatctggagtaatggcattcacttcaattgtatctagtgtgatctcaagatcatctgatttaaaaattgaagatttcagctgtccctctgatctcctggtacagtcatctgctaagaataaaaccaattatttttcAGTTAAATATCCCCAAACTTAATATTTTTGAACATTTATATTTAAACTGTcagtaaaaatggcaagttatgtaaaaaATTTGAATTATTCACCAAGAAAATCACAGTTCTCAGTCTAATAGAAAATCACATAGGATGAACCcagggacgctgcttccattaggcgatttgagccctttggctcaggcggcagaagagagggggcagcagattccgtagtaactggatttgcgctgctaggttttttttttataaaactccaaggtcaagtgcccgccccccctctctctccctccttcccgtcccccctcctccctccctccctccttccctccttcccgccccccctccctgaagacgtaatactcaccttcctccagcgatggctgcaactgcgtctcagcgccggcagcgcgtccggtcttcagcggtcacatggtaccgctcatttaaggtcatgaatatgcgcatattcatgaccttaattagctatATCATGtgcccgctgaagacaggaaggaagacgctgcagaagagatgccaggaagttctgttctgtgccgcgcggtgagaggtgtgtatgacagggaaaaaggatggggagccatgcacgcagggtgggaggataggggaggcatgcacgcaggggagaagggtaggggagccaagcacgcaggggagaagaatgggggagccgtgaacgcaggggagaaggatgggggagccgtgaacgcaggggagaaggatgggggagccgtgtactcaggggagaaggatgggggagccgtgaacgcaggggagaaggatgggggagccgtgaacgcaggggagaaggatgggggacccatgcacgcaggggagaaggatgggggagctgtgaacacaagggagaaggataggggagccgtgaacgcaggggataaGGATAGGGGAGCCGTGAACGTAGGGGATAAGgataggggagccgtgaacgcagggtagaaggataggggagccgtgaacgcaggggagaaggatgggggagccatgaacggaggggagaaggatgggggagccatgaacgcaggggagaaggatgggggagccgtgaacgcaggggagaaggatgggggagccatgaacgcaagggagaaggatgggggaccaatgcacgcaggggagaaggacgggggacccatgcacgcaggggagaaggatgggggacccgtgaatgcaggggagaaggataggggagccatgaacgcaggggagaaggatgggggagctgtgaacgcaggggagaaggatgggggagccgtgaacgcaggggagaaggatggg is a window encoding:
- the LOC138663143 gene encoding oocyte zinc finger protein XlCOF22-like isoform X2 — protein: MNMDRDNMAERILHLTQEILFQLTGEDYTVVKKTSSERCQDPVSEGWGRPLSPITGPPPHPLIHEDINDKKILELTNKMIELLTGEAPIRCQDAAVYFSMEEWEYLEKHRDMYKDVIMEVPQPLISPVLSNKRTTPERCPRPLPQDCKQEDPHVPQDHQGEDLTHINTTETYVRGDEPCKEEIPTYDYTDDCTRRSEGQLKSSIFKSDDLEITLDTIEVNAITPDIPSSFHRKDLLSDPLKQVLSCDSLPTTKENQIRKISIKQNAPKSKKAFSPSEYGNSFPLEKSLFKHRTIHTADNRFSCSKCGKCFNQKSDFVMHHRTHTGEKPFSCSECGKSFYQKSDLLKHQRIHTGEKPFFCSECGKCFNRKSHLVMHHRTHTGEKPFSCSECGKSFYQKSDLLKHQRIHTGEKPFFCSECGKCFNRKAHLENHRRTHTGEKPFSCSECGKCFNQKSDLLKHQRIHTGEKPFFCSECGKCFNRKAHLENHQRTHTGEKPFSCSECGKCFKQKSEFVTHQRIHTGEKAFSCSECGKCFNRKAHLENHQRTHTGEKPFSCSECGKCFNRKMHLASHQRTHTGEKPFSCSECGKCFNRKTQLASHQRTHTGAKPFSCSECGKCFSHKSDLLKHQRIHIGQKPFSCS
- the LOC138663143 gene encoding oocyte zinc finger protein XlCOF22-like isoform X1 translates to MNMDRDNMAERILHLTQEILFQLTGEDYTVVKKTSSERCQDPVSEGWGRPLSPITGPPPHPLIHEDINDKKILELTNKMIELLTGEAPIRCQDAAVYFSMEEWEYLEKHRDMYKDVIMEVPQPLISPVLSNKRTTPERCPRPLPQDCKQEDPHVPQDHQGEDLTHINTTETYVRGDEPCKEEIPTYDYTADDCTRRSEGQLKSSIFKSDDLEITLDTIEVNAITPDIPSSFHRKDLLSDPLKQVLSCDSLPTTKENQIRKISIKQNAPKSKKAFSPSEYGNSFPLEKSLFKHRTIHTADNRFSCSKCGKCFNQKSDFVMHHRTHTGEKPFSCSECGKSFYQKSDLLKHQRIHTGEKPFFCSECGKCFNRKSHLVMHHRTHTGEKPFSCSECGKSFYQKSDLLKHQRIHTGEKPFFCSECGKCFNRKAHLENHRRTHTGEKPFSCSECGKCFNQKSDLLKHQRIHTGEKPFFCSECGKCFNRKAHLENHQRTHTGEKPFSCSECGKCFKQKSEFVTHQRIHTGEKAFSCSECGKCFNRKAHLENHQRTHTGEKPFSCSECGKCFNRKMHLASHQRTHTGEKPFSCSECGKCFNRKTQLASHQRTHTGAKPFSCSECGKCFSHKSDLLKHQRIHIGQKPFSCS